In the Gammaproteobacteria bacterium genome, one interval contains:
- a CDS encoding tautomerase family protein: MPLVNISILKGKSPAYVKAIADGVNSAVIETMGFPDDDRYQIIHEHEPHCLEYQSRTTDRVMMHLIMRSGRAPGAKQAFYRKVTENLARDPGIDPANVLITIVENHDIDWSFRDGEAQFVM; encoded by the coding sequence ATGCCCCTGGTCAATATCTCGATTCTGAAAGGCAAATCGCCCGCTTACGTGAAGGCGATCGCTGATGGCGTGAATTCGGCAGTGATCGAAACCATGGGGTTTCCGGACGACGACCGCTACCAGATCATCCACGAGCACGAGCCGCACTGTCTCGAATATCAGTCGCGCACGACGGATCGCGTGATGATGCACCTGATCATGCGCAGCGGTCGCGCGCCAGGGGCCAAGCAGGCGTTTTACAGAAAAGTCACGGAAAACCTCGCGCGCGATCCCGGCATCGATCCAGCCAATGTGCTGATCACCATCGTCGAGAACCATGACATCGACTGGTCGTTTCGCGATGGCGAAGCGCAATTCGTGATGTGA
- a CDS encoding SDR family NAD(P)-dependent oxidoreductase, with the protein MESTQTSSRVAWVTGASSGIGWHLCLKLAQAGWRVAASARREQQLRELAAASPEGAVRGYAVDVTDEAAMRAIYHAIREAYGPLDLCVFNAGAYEPAPVTEFDLKRFRTHVEVNIMGVAHGVAAVLSDMIARGRGQIIINASVAGYRGLPNGAPYGVTKAALINLAETMRAELSPGGVRVRVINAGFVKTPLTDKNEFKMPALIEPQDAAMRIMRELDGSNFEITFPRRFTYMMKCLRCLPYRLYFPLVRRLV; encoded by the coding sequence ATGGAGTCAACGCAGACAAGCTCGCGCGTCGCCTGGGTGACGGGCGCGAGTTCCGGCATCGGCTGGCATTTGTGCCTTAAATTGGCGCAAGCCGGCTGGCGGGTCGCGGCCAGCGCGCGGCGCGAACAGCAGTTACGAGAGCTTGCCGCCGCAAGCCCGGAGGGCGCTGTGCGGGGTTACGCGGTGGATGTAACGGATGAAGCCGCGATGCGCGCCATATACCACGCGATTAGGGAGGCGTACGGGCCGCTGGACCTGTGCGTATTCAATGCCGGCGCCTATGAACCGGCGCCCGTTACCGAATTCGATCTCAAGCGATTTCGTACGCACGTGGAAGTCAACATCATGGGTGTGGCGCACGGCGTGGCGGCGGTGCTGTCGGACATGATCGCGCGAGGGCGCGGCCAGATCATAATCAACGCCAGCGTCGCGGGCTATCGTGGCCTGCCGAACGGCGCACCCTATGGCGTCACCAAGGCGGCATTAATCAACCTGGCCGAGACCATGCGCGCGGAACTTTCGCCCGGAGGCGTGCGTGTGCGGGTGATTAACGCGGGTTTCGTCAAGACGCCGCTGACGGACAAGAACGAGTTCAAAATGCCCGCCCTGATCGAACCACAGGACGCAGCGATGCGCATCATGCGCGAGCTTGACGGCAGCAATTTCGAGATCACTTTTCCACGGCGTTTCACGTACATGATGAAATGCCTGCGCTGCCTGCCCTACCGACTTTATTTTCCGCTCGTTCGCAGGCTGGTTTAA
- a CDS encoding MFS transporter, with amino-acid sequence MRNSYLAYGLPGLPLAALGLPLYVYLPTFYAETLGLGAAAVGVSLFAARLLDVFTDPVAGWASDRFRLPFGNRKGLILLGAPLLLIGVEQLFRPETPVGPVYLFIWMSLAYLGWTLIAVPYQAWGAELSTDYHRRSKITASREGCVLLGTVLAVALPAAITGADNQQASLDLMATLLWFAIPISLLAALVVVPEPERLRPPVAWRAGLRLIARNRPLKLLMAAYLVNGIANGLPATLFLLFVAHVLEARAASGALLGIYFVAGIAALPLWIWLARRLSKHRAWSLSMLLVCAVFMWVPFLGAGDVIAFGVICLLSGLSLGADLALPASIQADVVDVDTAEGGGGRAGLFFALWNMATKLALALAVGIAFPLLDLAGFTPGGDNPPATLWMLTLLYGGLPVLFKLTAVLMVWRFPLDEARQTLLRQSTVSDH; translated from the coding sequence ATGCGTAATTCTTATCTGGCATATGGGTTGCCCGGTTTGCCGCTGGCAGCACTTGGCCTGCCGCTGTACGTGTACCTGCCCACGTTTTACGCGGAGACGCTGGGTCTGGGCGCCGCCGCGGTAGGCGTGAGCCTGTTCGCCGCGCGATTGCTGGACGTATTCACCGACCCGGTTGCCGGCTGGGCCAGCGACCGGTTTCGTTTGCCGTTCGGCAACCGCAAGGGTCTGATATTGCTCGGCGCGCCGCTGCTGTTGATCGGTGTCGAGCAGCTTTTTCGACCCGAAACACCGGTGGGGCCGGTTTATCTATTTATCTGGATGTCGCTGGCCTACCTCGGCTGGACCTTGATCGCGGTGCCCTATCAGGCCTGGGGCGCGGAGCTGAGTACGGATTATCACCGGCGTTCGAAAATCACCGCGAGCCGCGAAGGCTGCGTGCTGCTCGGCACCGTGCTCGCCGTCGCGCTGCCGGCTGCGATTACCGGCGCCGACAACCAGCAGGCGTCGCTGGACCTGATGGCCACGTTGCTGTGGTTCGCGATTCCAATATCCCTGTTGGCCGCACTCGTTGTGGTGCCCGAACCCGAGCGTCTCCGTCCGCCGGTCGCCTGGCGCGCGGGCTTAAGGCTCATCGCGCGCAACCGTCCGCTCAAGCTCTTGATGGCCGCCTATCTCGTGAACGGCATCGCCAACGGGCTGCCGGCCACGCTGTTTCTCCTGTTCGTCGCGCACGTGCTGGAGGCGCGCGCTGCGAGCGGCGCATTGCTGGGCATTTACTTCGTGGCCGGGATTGCGGCGTTGCCTCTGTGGATCTGGCTCGCGCGGCGCTTAAGCAAACACAGGGCGTGGTCGCTGTCGATGCTGCTGGTCTGTGCGGTGTTTATGTGGGTGCCGTTCCTTGGCGCAGGCGATGTCATCGCTTTCGGCGTGATCTGCCTCTTGTCGGGCTTAAGTCTGGGCGCCGATCTGGCCTTGCCGGCGTCCATTCAGGCCGATGTAGTGGATGTCGATACCGCCGAGGGCGGCGGCGGGCGCGCCGGTTTGTTCTTTGCGCTATGGAATATGGCTACCAAGCTGGCGCTGGCACTGGCGGTGGGCATCGCCTTCCCGCTGCTGGATTTGGCCGGCTTTACGCCCGGCGGCGACAACCCGCCGGCGACGCTGTGGATGCTCACGCTGCTGTACGGCGGGCTGCCGGTGCTGTTCAAACTGACCGCAGTGCTGATGGTCTGGCGCTTTCCGCTCGACGAGGCACGGCAAACACTGCTGCGGCAATCCACCGTTAGCGATCATTGA
- a CDS encoding chalcone isomerase family protein — MRLKTVLAMLCFALASVLVAERASAYAPTMERNGATMELKGSGEAHYMGFVEVYEAALYGKRGVAAEQLLRRDVPMCLRLDYQRAIGREDIVKAADTVLKRQNDASSLTPLHARIDRLHAAYRDVEADDYYVLCYSPGAGSELSLNGETLIKIEGRDFAVRYFALWLGEEPLSESLKQALLATE, encoded by the coding sequence ATGCGCCTGAAAACGGTCTTAGCCATGCTTTGCTTTGCGCTTGCCAGCGTCCTGGTTGCCGAGCGCGCCTCGGCTTATGCGCCGACCATGGAGCGGAATGGCGCCACGATGGAGCTCAAGGGCAGCGGCGAGGCGCATTACATGGGTTTTGTCGAGGTCTACGAGGCTGCACTTTACGGCAAGCGTGGCGTTGCCGCCGAACAGCTGCTGAGGCGCGATGTCCCCATGTGTCTGCGTCTGGACTATCAGCGCGCGATAGGCCGCGAGGATATCGTCAAGGCCGCGGATACGGTGCTCAAACGCCAGAACGATGCCTCATCGCTTACACCGTTACACGCGCGTATCGACAGACTGCACGCGGCTTATCGGGACGTCGAGGCGGACGACTATTATGTTCTGTGCTACAGCCCGGGCGCGGGCAGCGAACTATCGCTCAACGGTGAGACGTTGATAAAAATTGAAGGCCGCGATTTCGCCGTCCGCTACTTCGCGCTGTGGCTTGGCGAAGAGCCGCTGTCGGAGTCGCTCAAGCAAGCATTGCTGGCAACCGAATAG
- a CDS encoding DUF2177 family protein: MTTSFFIKLYLLTVPVFFLIDMLWLGVIARNFYQNSLGSIIGPAVNWPAAIIFYLISIVGILIFAVVPALAVQSFGKAALWGGLFGFFTYSTYDLTNLATIEAWPLKFAVVDILWGTVLCASVAVLSFFIGQWLR; the protein is encoded by the coding sequence ATGACGACTTCCTTTTTCATCAAGCTTTACCTGCTGACCGTGCCGGTGTTTTTCCTCATCGACATGCTGTGGCTGGGCGTAATCGCGCGGAATTTTTACCAGAACAGTCTGGGTTCGATTATCGGCCCCGCCGTCAACTGGCCGGCCGCGATTATTTTTTACCTGATTTCCATTGTCGGGATTCTCATCTTCGCGGTGGTGCCCGCGCTGGCCGTTCAGTCGTTTGGCAAGGCCGCGTTGTGGGGAGGATTATTCGGTTTTTTTACCTACTCGACCTACGATCTGACGAATCTCGCAACCATCGAAGCGTGGCCGCTGAAATTCGCGGTGGTGGACATCCTCTGGGGCACCGTGTTGTGCGCGTCCGTGGCGGTGCTCAGCTTTTTTATCGGGCAGTGGCTGCGCTAA
- a CDS encoding glutamate synthase subunit beta: MSENHPDGFLKYPREPIGYRESRERVHDYDEIYAPAWDAQHLQQQGQRCMDCGTPTCMAGCPIGNIIPEWNDLVYRGLWREALERLHATNNFPEFTGYTCPAPCEPACVLAYNNDPVTIKDIERAIVDQGWAQGWIVPETPKIRSGFKVAIVGSGPAGLAAAQQLNRAGHRVTVFERDDAIGGLMTYGIPDFKFGKYQVARREAQLRAEGVRFETGVDVGVNLSLKKLQGEFDAVALAIGAQLHRDVTIPGRELGGVHFAMDYLIQENRRQARRQVTYRIDAKGKNVIVLGGGDTGADCVATAHRQGARRVVQISINFKAPDERPADNPWPELPRTYTKTYAQQEGGVEEYNIDTAGFADTDGDGHVNELRVERVEWQYEGRKRVGKKVLDPDVRIPADLVLIAIGFQGAEAEPFRSSGIEMTERGTFKVDERMMTSLPGVFAAGDASRGQSIVVWAIGEGRDVARCIDVYLTGDSKLPASLRTVNPPLGL; the protein is encoded by the coding sequence ATGAGTGAAAATCATCCCGACGGGTTTCTAAAATACCCGCGCGAGCCGATCGGTTATCGCGAGTCGCGGGAGCGCGTGCACGATTACGACGAGATCTACGCGCCCGCCTGGGACGCGCAGCATCTGCAACAACAGGGACAGCGCTGCATGGACTGCGGTACGCCGACGTGCATGGCGGGTTGTCCCATCGGCAACATTATCCCGGAGTGGAACGATCTGGTTTATCGCGGTCTGTGGCGCGAGGCGCTGGAGCGGCTGCACGCCACCAACAATTTTCCGGAATTTACCGGCTACACCTGTCCGGCGCCGTGCGAGCCGGCCTGCGTGCTCGCCTATAACAACGATCCGGTGACGATCAAGGACATCGAACGCGCCATTGTCGATCAGGGCTGGGCGCAGGGCTGGATCGTGCCCGAGACCCCTAAAATACGCAGCGGCTTCAAGGTCGCGATCGTGGGCAGCGGGCCTGCCGGCCTGGCGGCCGCGCAACAGCTGAATCGCGCGGGTCATCGGGTAACGGTGTTCGAACGCGATGACGCGATCGGCGGCCTGATGACATATGGTATTCCCGACTTCAAGTTCGGCAAATATCAGGTCGCGCGGCGCGAGGCGCAGTTGCGGGCAGAGGGCGTGCGCTTCGAAACCGGCGTCGATGTCGGTGTAAATTTATCCTTAAAGAAATTACAAGGTGAGTTCGATGCGGTCGCGCTGGCGATAGGTGCGCAACTGCATCGCGACGTGACGATTCCCGGTCGTGAGCTGGGCGGCGTTCATTTCGCGATGGACTATCTGATCCAGGAGAATCGCCGCCAGGCGCGCCGCCAGGTGACCTACCGTATCGACGCGAAGGGCAAAAACGTCATCGTGCTGGGCGGTGGCGACACCGGTGCGGATTGTGTGGCGACCGCACATCGGCAGGGCGCCAGACGAGTCGTACAGATCAGCATCAACTTCAAGGCGCCCGACGAACGGCCCGCGGACAATCCCTGGCCGGAACTGCCGCGTACCTACACCAAAACCTATGCACAGCAGGAAGGCGGCGTCGAGGAATACAACATCGATACGGCCGGATTCGCGGACACGGACGGCGACGGCCACGTCAATGAACTGCGCGTGGAGAGAGTGGAGTGGCAGTACGAGGGTCGCAAGCGGGTCGGCAAGAAGGTGCTGGACCCAGACGTGCGCATACCGGCCGACCTGGTGCTGATCGCGATTGGATTTCAGGGCGCCGAAGCCGAGCCGTTTAGGTCCAGCGGTATCGAAATGACCGAACGCGGCACGTTCAAGGTCGACGAACGCATGATGACCAGTCTGCCCGGCGTGTTCGCCGCCGGCGACGCCAGCCGCGGCCAGTCGATTGTCGTTTGGGCGATCGGTGAAGGCCGTGACGTAGCCCGTTGCATCGATGTCTATCTCACCGGCGACTCGAAACTTCCGGCGAGTCTGCGCACCGTGAATCCGCCACTGGGTCTCTAG